One stretch of Poecilia reticulata strain Guanapo linkage group LG21, Guppy_female_1.0+MT, whole genome shotgun sequence DNA includes these proteins:
- the gja13.1 gene encoding connexin 32.3 — protein sequence MGDWGILSTLLEQVQSQSTVIGKIWMSVLFLFRIMVLGAGAESVWGDEQSDFICNTQQPGCENVCYDHTFPISHIRFWVLQILFVSTPTLIYLGHAMQVVQHEKKLREALASPDGPRKLKQPKYSDEKGHVKIKGNLLGSYLTQLIFKIIIEAGFIVGQYYLYGFVMVPMFACQRKPCPFTVECYMSRPTEKTIFIIFMLVVACVSLLLNVIELFYLMATRCKSKRRTQRATSAENPASLSSPRWPTTEDTMRQNKMNMELENHSVGGSLDGAKEEKRLLSGH from the coding sequence ATGGGAGACTGGGGGATTTTGTCCACCTTGCTGGAGCAAGTCCAGTCCCAGTCCACCGTGATTGGGAAGATCTGGATGAGCGTCCTCTTCCTGTTCCGGATCATGGTGCTGGGAGCGGGCGCCGAGAGCGTCTGGGGCGACGAGCAGTCGGACTTCATCTGCAACACCCAGCAGCCCGGTTGTGAGAACGTCTGCTACGACCATACCTTCCCCATCTCGCACATCCGCTTCTGGGTCCTGCAGATCCTCTTCGTGTCCACGCCAACGCTCATCTACCTGGGCCACGCCATGCAAGTCGTCCAGCACGAGAAGAAGCTGAGGGAGGCGCTGGCGAGTCCGGACGGGCCGCGGAAACTCAAGCAGCCCAAATACAGCGACGAGAAGGGACACGTAAAGATCAAGGGGAACCTGCTGGGCAGCTACCTGACCCAGCTCATCTTCAAGATCATCATCGAGGCCGGCTTCATTGTGGGGCAGTACTACCTGTACGGCTTCGTCATGGTCCCCATGTTCGCCTGCCAGAGGAAGCCGTGTCCCTTCACCGTGGAGTGCTACATGTCCCGGCCCACCGAGAAgaccatcttcatcatcttcatgcTGGTGGTGGCCTGCGTCTCCCTCCTCCTAAACGTCATCGAGTTGTTCTACCTGATGGCCACAAGGTGCAAGTCCAAGCGCCGCACCCAAAGGGCGACATCGGCAGAGAACCCCGCCAGCCTCTCGAGCCCCAGGTGGCCGACGACGGAGGACACGATGCGGCAGAACAAGATGAACATGGAGCTGGAGAACCACAGCGTGGGAGGCAGCCTGGACGGAGCCAAAGAAGAGAAACGGCTCCTGAGCGGACATTAG
- the gja11 gene encoding gap junction protein, alpha 11 isoform X2, which yields MGEWDLLGRLLEKVQSHSTVIGKVWLTVLFIFRIMVLQTAAEKVWGDEQSDFICNTQQPGCENVCYDVAFPISHVRFWVLQIIALATPKLLYLGHVLHVIHIEKKTKERMENQAELDDKVSLFLRRTFKVPKYTKSSGKISIRGRLLRSYVLHLIATIVLEAVFIVGQYLLYGFTLKPQYVCSRSPCPHKVDCFLSRPTEKSVIIWFMLVAAVVSLALSVAELLYLFVKAVKECAARRQDYTVTPVTPPRSKKKAFQKHAEVIQNCVNLDLELQGRKSGMNGM from the exons ATGGGAGAATGGGACCTACTGGGCCGGCTGCTGGAGAAAGTGCAGAGCCACTCCACCGTGATCGGGAAGGTCTGGCTCACCGTTCTGTTTATTTTCCGGATCATGGTCCTGCAAACCGCCGCTGAAAAG GTTTGGGGCGACGAACAGTCCGACTTCATCTGTAACACTCAGCAGCCGGGATGCGAGAACGTCTGCTACGACGTCGCCTTCCCCATCTCTCACGTCCGCTTCTGGGTCCTTCAGATCATCGCCTTGGCAACCCCAAAGCTGCTGTACCTCGGCCATGTCCTCCACGTGATTCACATTGAAAAGAAG ACGAAGGAAAGGATGGAGAACCAGGCAGAGCTGGACGACAAAGTGAGTCTCTTCCTCAGGAGGACCTTCAAGGTTCCCAAGTACACAAAAAGCAGTGGGAAGATCAGCATCCGCGGTCGCCTCCTCCGCAGTTATGTCCTGCATCTCATTGCCACAATTGTTCTGGAGGCCGTGTTCATTGTGGGTCAGTACCTACTGTATGGCTTCACCCTGAAGCCCCAGTACGTGTGCTCCCGCTCCCCATGCCCTCACAAGGTGGACTGCTTCCTGTCCCGACCMACGGAGAAGTCCGTCATCATCTGGTTCATGCTGGTGGCGGCCGTCGTCTCGCTCGCCCTCAGCGTCGCCGAGCTGCTCTACCTGTTCGTGAAGGCGGTGAAGGAATGCGCGGCCAGGCGGCAGGACTACACCGTCACCCCGGTGACGCCCCCGAGGTCGAAGAAGAAAGCTTTTCAGAAGCACGCCGAGGTGATCCAGAATTGTGTCAACCTGGATTTGGAGCTGCAGGGGAGGAAGTCAGGGATGAACGGGATG TAA
- the gja11 gene encoding gap junction protein, alpha 11 isoform X1, producing MGEWDLLGRLLEKVQSHSTVIGKVWLTVLFIFRIMVLQTAAEKVWGDEQSDFICNTQQPGCENVCYDVAFPISHVRFWVLQIIALATPKLLYLGHVLHVIHIEKKTKERMENQAELDDKVSLFLRRTFKVPKYTKSSGKISIRGRLLRSYVLHLIATIVLEAVFIVGQYLLYGFTLKPQYVCSRSPCPHKVDCFLSRPTEKSVIIWFMLVAAVVSLALSVAELLYLFVKAVKECAARRQDYTVTPVTPPRSKKKAFQKHAEVIQNCVNLDLELQGRKSGMNGMVGAVDVVTESSIGEIHI from the exons ATGGGAGAATGGGACCTACTGGGCCGGCTGCTGGAGAAAGTGCAGAGCCACTCCACCGTGATCGGGAAGGTCTGGCTCACCGTTCTGTTTATTTTCCGGATCATGGTCCTGCAAACCGCCGCTGAAAAG GTTTGGGGCGACGAACAGTCCGACTTCATCTGTAACACTCAGCAGCCGGGATGCGAGAACGTCTGCTACGACGTCGCCTTCCCCATCTCTCACGTCCGCTTCTGGGTCCTTCAGATCATCGCCTTGGCAACCCCAAAGCTGCTGTACCTCGGCCATGTCCTCCACGTGATTCACATTGAAAAGAAG ACGAAGGAAAGGATGGAGAACCAGGCAGAGCTGGACGACAAAGTGAGTCTCTTCCTCAGGAGGACCTTCAAGGTTCCCAAGTACACAAAAAGCAGTGGGAAGATCAGCATCCGCGGTCGCCTCCTCCGCAGTTATGTCCTGCATCTCATTGCCACAATTGTTCTGGAGGCCGTGTTCATTGTGGGTCAGTACCTACTGTATGGCTTCACCCTGAAGCCCCAGTACGTGTGCTCCCGCTCCCCATGCCCTCACAAGGTGGACTGCTTCCTGTCCCGACCMACGGAGAAGTCCGTCATCATCTGGTTCATGCTGGTGGCGGCCGTCGTCTCGCTCGCCCTCAGCGTCGCCGAGCTGCTCTACCTGTTCGTGAAGGCGGTGAAGGAATGCGCGGCCAGGCGGCAGGACTACACCGTCACCCCGGTGACGCCCCCGAGGTCGAAGAAGAAAGCTTTTCAGAAGCACGCCGAGGTGATCCAGAATTGTGTCAACCTGGATTTGGAGCTGCAGGGGAGGAAGTCAGGGATGAACGGGATGGTAGGCGCCGTAGACGTGGTGACGGAGAGCAGCATTGGGGAAATCCACATCTGA
- the hsdl1 gene encoding inactive hydroxysteroid dehydrogenase-like protein 1, protein MAVAVDSFHLLYREISRSCSSHFEALALIGALYAASRAVVLLRDCCTVVRVHFLPRMMPSGRLTQRYGDWAVIYGAAEPVAGAYAEELARSGISIIFITQDGSSVRDAASFLSQTYRVETAVVTADFSLGQAAAKPVAEALRGKDVGFLVNCMDETSASPRSLIEIPERGVLDRVNRNVGAATLMARLVLPGMVERSRGAVVNISSGACCRPRHGRVTLSAFTGYLDHFSRALHFEYSDKGIFIQSLIPFQISSSSSAEGWFAPSPEVYARHAVSTLGVSTRTTGYWPHTLQYGLMKCIPEWIWILGSRVLFSTS, encoded by the exons ATGGCGGTGGCTGTGGACAGCTTTCACCTTTTGTACAGAGAAATTTCTCGGTCTTGCAGCTCTCACTTCGAGGCTCTGGCCCTCATCGGAGCTCTGTACGCGGCCAGCAGAGCAGTTGTCCTGTTGAGGGACTGCTGCACGGTGGTTAGGGTCCATTTCCTGCCGCGGATGATGCCCAGCGGGAGGCTGACCCAGAGATACGGGGACTGGGCTGTTATTTATG GTGCAGCTGAGCCTGTAGCCGGTGCTTATGCAGAGGAGCTGGCTCGAAGCGGCATTagcatcatcttcatcactcAGGACGGCTCCTCTGTAAGAGACGCCGCTTCCTTCCTCTCCCAAACCTACAGGGTGGAGACCGCCGTCGTCACCGCCGACTTCTCTCTGGGCCAAGCGGCGGCCAAACCTGTCGCAGAGGCCTTGAGGGGTAAAGACGTCGGCTTCCTGGTGAACTGTATGGACGAAACGTCGGCTTCGCCCCGGAGCCTGATTGAAATTCCCGAGCGGGGCGTGTTGGATCGGGTGAACAGGAACGTCGGCGCCGCCACTCTGATGGCGCGACTGGTGCTGCCGGGGATGGTGGAGCGCAGCAGGGGGGCGGTGGTCAACATATCCTCAGGCGCCTGCTGCAGACCCCGACATGGAAGAGTGACGCTCTCCGCCTTCACT GGATACCTGGATCATTTCTCAAGAGCTCTTCACTTTGAGTACAGCGACAAAGGGATCTTCATTCAAAGTCTGATTCCTTTCCAG atatcttcatcatcctcagcaGAGGGATGGTTTGCTCCGAGCCCGGAGGTTTACGCTCGTCATGCCGTTTCCACGCTGGGCGTCTCCACCAGAACCACAGGCTACTGGCCTCATACACTCCAG taCGGACTCATGAAGTGCATTCCTGAGTGGATCTGGATCCTCGGCTCGCGGGTTTTATTCAGCACAAGCTAA